In a genomic window of Venatoribacter cucullus:
- a CDS encoding methyltransferase domain-containing protein, whose translation MISASLQTAHRAEPAAEHRPLYDQASRLYSSGVNQQNAAKLEHSHRLAMQARALRPDYLPGLNLLARIELQRRNYAAAEFWVGQGLLQKPDSASLLYSAGHIALAQGQLADAEQYFERSARISRVATKALNSLAHVKFLQGDYAEAFRHYRELAKTQADDIQIRSQLFEAAAQVAADFYAEELEQELLRWLDFTEVDYSQLRGLATSLLKHKLRLSDAGCPLELETLAADPLLLKCLQRFYFADPVMERLLLTLRQSLLLSCSRNLAIRQDLLPLVSALAQQTGLNEAVWYSTEQENLLTEQLEQLCSKMLQLDNLNSVDAYPAMLLTLMYKPLARCEFFPLLLQRDLHWPELLHNYMQRSLNEAKTLQARAQQLPSLSSHDSDNDVTRRVQQQYDQNPYPRWTDIGYNQPADYATALRQTFPQHSGQLPQAGQPLRVLVAGCGTGRHAIRLARYFPGLDIKAIDLSRTALAYASVKAEQWPHLQLQFAQADILQLPQPEQPFDVIECSGVLHHMENPQQGLQALTSQLKPGGIIKIALYSATARRMITQLRQLLGDNRPRTDADIRLVREALLQKALPGDWQALYESNDFYSLSACRDLLFHEQEHVFDVRELPGFLARAGLQWMGMLPPPAGRELLKLVGKNSHEIRIEEWHALEQSNPDLFAGMYQFYALKP comes from the coding sequence ATGATCAGCGCATCCCTGCAAACAGCCCACCGGGCGGAACCCGCAGCCGAGCACCGCCCCCTGTACGATCAGGCCAGCCGGTTGTACAGCAGCGGCGTTAACCAACAGAACGCGGCCAAGCTGGAGCATTCTCACCGCCTGGCGATGCAGGCGCGGGCGCTGCGTCCGGACTATCTGCCCGGCCTTAACCTGCTGGCACGAATTGAATTACAGCGGCGTAATTATGCGGCTGCCGAATTCTGGGTAGGGCAAGGTCTGCTGCAAAAACCCGACAGCGCCAGCCTGCTGTACAGTGCCGGCCATATTGCGCTGGCACAGGGGCAGCTGGCCGATGCCGAACAGTATTTTGAGCGCTCGGCGCGTATTTCCCGCGTTGCCACCAAAGCGCTGAACTCGCTGGCCCACGTTAAATTTCTGCAGGGTGACTACGCTGAGGCTTTTCGCCATTACCGCGAGCTGGCCAAAACCCAGGCCGATGATATTCAGATCCGCAGCCAGCTGTTTGAAGCGGCCGCGCAGGTCGCCGCCGATTTTTACGCCGAAGAACTGGAACAAGAGCTGCTGCGCTGGCTGGATTTTACCGAAGTGGACTACAGCCAGCTGCGCGGTCTGGCCACCTCGTTGCTGAAGCATAAGCTACGTTTGTCAGACGCTGGCTGCCCGCTGGAACTGGAAACCTTAGCCGCCGATCCGCTGCTGCTGAAATGCCTGCAGCGCTTCTATTTTGCGGATCCGGTTATGGAGCGCCTGCTGCTGACGCTGCGCCAGTCGTTGTTATTATCCTGCAGCCGTAATCTGGCCATTCGCCAGGACTTGTTGCCGCTGGTGAGTGCGCTGGCGCAACAAACCGGCCTGAACGAAGCCGTGTGGTACAGCACCGAGCAGGAAAATCTGTTAACCGAACAGCTGGAACAGCTGTGCAGCAAAATGCTGCAACTGGACAACCTGAACAGCGTCGACGCTTACCCGGCCATGCTGCTCACCTTAATGTACAAGCCGCTGGCGCGCTGCGAGTTTTTCCCGCTGCTACTGCAACGGGATCTGCACTGGCCCGAACTGCTGCACAATTATATGCAACGCAGTCTGAATGAGGCCAAAACACTGCAGGCCAGAGCGCAGCAACTGCCGTCATTAAGCAGCCACGACAGCGACAACGACGTAACCCGGCGGGTGCAGCAGCAGTACGACCAGAACCCCTACCCGCGCTGGACGGATATTGGCTATAACCAACCAGCCGACTACGCCACTGCCCTGCGCCAGACCTTTCCGCAACACAGCGGCCAGTTACCCCAGGCCGGACAACCGTTACGGGTGCTGGTCGCCGGCTGTGGTACCGGCCGCCACGCCATCCGGCTGGCGCGCTATTTCCCCGGTCTGGACATTAAAGCCATCGATTTAAGCCGCACCGCTCTGGCTTATGCCAGCGTTAAAGCCGAACAATGGCCACACTTACAGCTGCAATTTGCCCAGGCCGATATTCTGCAATTACCACAGCCTGAACAGCCGTTTGATGTTATTGAATGTTCCGGTGTGCTGCACCACATGGAAAATCCGCAACAGGGCTTGCAGGCCTTAACGTCGCAATTAAAACCGGGCGGCATTATTAAAATTGCCCTGTACAGCGCCACCGCCCGCCGCATGATTACCCAACTGCGCCAGCTGCTGGGCGATAACCGCCCACGCACCGATGCCGATATCCGCCTGGTACGCGAAGCACTGTTGCAAAAGGCCCTGCCCGGCGACTGGCAGGCGTTATACGAATCGAACGATTTTTACAGCTTAAGCGCCTGTCGTGATTTACTGTTCCACGAACAGGAGCACGTATTTGACGTGCGCGAATTACCCGGCTTTTTAGCCCGCGCCGGCCTGCAATGGATGGGCATGCTGCCACCGCCGGCAGGACGGGAATTATTAAAACTGGTGGGTAAAAACAGCCACGAAATCCGCATCGAAGAGTGGCATGCGCTGGAGCAGAGTAATCCGGATCTTTTTGCCGGGATGTATCAGTTTTATGCGCTGAAACCTTAA
- the ung gene encoding uracil-DNA glycosylase, which translates to MPNQHPGALHPSWQAAIGAELEKPYMQNLREFLRQEKAAGKTIFPPSPFIFNAFNHTPFDKVRVVIIGQDPYHGPGQAHGLSFSVPAGIKIPPSLQNIFKEIENDLGLRMSGSGDLTPWAEQGVLLLNATLTVEQANAGSHQKRGWEEFTDAAIQALNEQRSGLVFVLWGSYAQKKGAMIDAHKHLVLSSVHPSPLSAHRGFFGNHQFSRINEYLIAQGQPPINWQL; encoded by the coding sequence ATGCCCAACCAACACCCCGGTGCGTTGCATCCTTCCTGGCAGGCGGCCATTGGCGCCGAGCTGGAAAAGCCGTACATGCAAAATTTACGGGAATTTCTGCGCCAGGAAAAAGCCGCCGGTAAAACCATTTTCCCGCCGTCACCTTTCATTTTTAACGCTTTTAATCACACCCCCTTTGATAAGGTGCGGGTGGTGATTATTGGCCAGGACCCATACCACGGCCCCGGGCAGGCGCATGGGTTAAGTTTTTCGGTGCCGGCCGGCATTAAAATTCCGCCGTCGTTGCAGAATATTTTTAAAGAAATCGAAAACGATTTAGGCCTGCGCATGAGCGGCAGCGGCGATTTAACACCCTGGGCGGAGCAGGGTGTGTTGCTGTTAAACGCCACTTTAACGGTAGAGCAAGCCAACGCCGGCTCACACCAGAAACGCGGCTGGGAAGAATTTACCGACGCTGCTATTCAAGCCTTAAACGAACAACGCAGTGGTTTGGTCTTTGTGTTGTGGGGCAGTTATGCGCAGAAAAAAGGTGCCATGATTGATGCCCATAAGCATCTGGTTTTAAGCTCGGTGCATCCGTCGCCGTTATCCGCCCACCGTGGGTTTTTTGGTAACCACCAGTTTTCGCGGATTAATGAGTATTTAATCGCGCAGGGGCAGCCGCCGATTAACTGGCAACTGTAG
- the prfB gene encoding peptide chain release factor 2 (programmed frameshift) → MEINPILETIKDLKARTDVLRGYLDYANKVERLEEVEHELSQGDVWDNPERAQELGKERSALEAVVKTIDTLDNGLGDARDLLDMAVEENDESAVNDIRTELAALQKELETLEFRRMFSGELDPSNCYVEIQAGSGGTEAQDWANMLLRMYLRWIEAHGFKGELMEVSEAEVAGIKGATIRVEGEYAYGWLRTETGVHRLVRKSPFDSGNRRHTSFSSVFVSPEVDDDIDIEINPADLRIDVYRASGAGGQHVNRTESAVRITHIPTNTVAQCQNDRSQHKNKDQAMKQLKAKLYELELQKRSADAQALEDTKSDIGWGSQIRSYVLDDARIKDLRTGVETRNTQAVLDGDLDQFIEASLKKGL, encoded by the exons TTGGAAATTAATCCGATTCTCGAAACCATTAAAGACCTCAAGGCGCGCACCGACGTGCTGAGGGGGTATCTT GACTACGCCAACAAGGTTGAGCGTTTAGAAGAAGTCGAACACGAACTGTCGCAGGGCGATGTGTGGGACAACCCCGAACGCGCCCAGGAGCTGGGCAAAGAGCGCTCGGCGCTGGAAGCGGTGGTAAAAACCATCGACACCCTCGACAACGGCCTCGGCGATGCCCGTGACCTGCTGGATATGGCCGTGGAAGAAAACGACGAGTCTGCCGTTAACGACATCCGCACTGAACTGGCCGCCCTGCAGAAAGAACTGGAAACGCTGGAATTCCGCCGTATGTTCTCCGGCGAACTGGACCCCAGCAACTGCTACGTGGAAATTCAGGCTGGCTCCGGCGGCACCGAAGCTCAGGACTGGGCCAACATGCTGCTGCGTATGTACCTGCGCTGGATTGAAGCGCATGGGTTTAAAGGCGAGCTGATGGAAGTTTCCGAAGCGGAAGTGGCCGGTATTAAAGGCGCTACCATTCGGGTGGAAGGTGAATACGCCTACGGCTGGCTGCGTACTGAAACCGGCGTACACCGTCTGGTGCGTAAGAGCCCGTTCGACTCTGGCAACCGTCGCCACACCTCGTTCTCGTCGGTGTTTGTGTCACCGGAAGTCGATGACGATATTGATATCGAAATTAACCCGGCCGATCTGCGCATCGACGTATACCGTGCCTCCGGCGCGGGTGGTCAGCACGTTAACCGGACTGAATCGGCGGTGCGTATTACCCACATTCCCACCAACACCGTGGCGCAATGTCAGAATGACCGCTCGCAGCACAAAAACAAAGACCAGGCCATGAAACAGCTGAAAGCCAAGCTGTACGAGCTGGAGCTGCAAAAGCGCAGCGCCGACGCGCAGGCACTGGAGGACACCAAGTCAGACATTGGCTGGGGCAGCCAGATCCGTTCTTACGTGCTGGACGATGCCCGTATTAAAGATTTGCGTACCGGGGTAGAAACCCGCAATACGCAGGCGGTACTGGACGGCGACCTTGATCAGTTTATTGAGGCCAGCCTGAAAAAAGGCCTGTAA
- a CDS encoding (2Fe-2S)-binding protein, which produces MYVCLCKAVTQQQIEQSVAAGDGYAQIRQKLGVGTDCGCCGQCAKQLVREYTSKLPACEFAAAS; this is translated from the coding sequence ATGTACGTCTGTCTGTGCAAAGCCGTTACCCAACAACAAATCGAGCAGTCGGTGGCCGCCGGTGATGGCTATGCGCAAATCCGCCAGAAACTGGGCGTAGGCACTGATTGTGGTTGCTGCGGCCAGTGTGCCAAGCAGCTGGTGCGCGAATACACCAGCAAGCTCCCCGCCTGCGAATTTGCTGCAGCCAGCTGA
- a CDS encoding ester cyclase, with the protein MQPTGTQQVQHYKALVEHFTRLSWNTGKFNLLQQLVTPDYVYHTSFVEGFKDFAAFSDYVKEIRNAIPDLDVSIEELMVEGDKAISVSTFSGTFEKPIFGMQPNHRIVSFGGISVWEFRRGRVCGQNTLVDISELNRQLQEVPAVQVVNKLA; encoded by the coding sequence ATGCAACCCACCGGCACGCAGCAAGTACAGCATTACAAGGCGTTGGTAGAGCATTTTACCCGCTTGTCGTGGAACACCGGAAAATTCAACCTGCTGCAACAGCTGGTAACCCCCGATTATGTGTACCACACCAGTTTTGTTGAGGGCTTTAAAGACTTTGCCGCCTTCAGCGACTACGTGAAAGAAATCCGCAATGCCATCCCCGATCTGGATGTCAGCATTGAAGAGCTGATGGTTGAGGGCGACAAGGCCATCAGTGTTTCTACTTTTTCCGGCACCTTTGAAAAACCCATATTTGGAATGCAGCCGAACCACCGCATTGTGAGTTTTGGCGGCATATCGGTATGGGAATTCCGCCGTGGCCGGGTCTGTGGCCAGAATACGCTGGTGGATATTTCTGAACTCAACCGCCAGCTGCAGGAAGTGCCGGCGGTGCAGGTGGTGAATAAGCTGGCCTGA
- the lysS gene encoding lysine--tRNA ligase: protein MTDKTTEQTAQDENKLIAERRAKLEALRSKCKANGHPNDFRREHLAGDIKAAHGQKSQEELAAAGIRVSVAGRVMRRGGPFVGIQDSTDSIQVYMGKALQKDSEAWQLLDMGDIIAATGTLHLSGKGELYVEIADIADFRILTKSLRPLPDKFHGLADQEMKYRQRYVDLIINPETRKTFQIRSKIIESIRFFLSQRGFMEVETPMLQTIPGGASAKPFETHHNAMGIDMFLRIAPELYLKRLVVGGFDRVFEINRNFRNEGTSTRHNPEFTMIEFYQAYADYRDMMDLTEDMLRFLAESVLGTTTIQYGDSSYDFAAPFARISMVDAILKYNDGMDEAVLRDAENNIETLKEYARKVGIHLGPKEAGWGAGKLLCEIFEETAESKLDQPTFITEYPWEVSPLARRNDDNPFVTDRFEFFIGGRELANGFSELNDAEDQAERFRKQVEEKDAGDDEAMHYDADYVNALEYGLPPTAGEGIGVDRLVMLFTNSHTIKDVILFPHMKPVAE from the coding sequence ATGACCGACAAAACAACCGAACAAACGGCTCAGGATGAAAACAAACTGATTGCCGAACGCCGCGCCAAACTGGAAGCCCTGCGCAGTAAGTGCAAGGCCAATGGCCACCCGAATGATTTTCGCCGCGAACATTTAGCCGGCGATATCAAAGCCGCTCATGGCCAGAAGAGCCAGGAAGAACTGGCGGCGGCGGGTATCCGCGTATCGGTTGCCGGCCGGGTGATGCGCCGTGGCGGCCCGTTTGTGGGCATTCAGGACAGCACCGACAGCATTCAGGTGTACATGGGCAAAGCATTGCAAAAAGACAGCGAAGCCTGGCAACTGCTGGATATGGGCGACATTATTGCCGCTACCGGTACGCTGCACCTGTCGGGTAAAGGCGAACTGTATGTGGAAATTGCCGACATTGCCGATTTCCGCATTTTAACCAAGTCACTGCGCCCGCTGCCGGATAAATTCCACGGCCTGGCCGACCAGGAAATGAAATACCGTCAGCGTTACGTTGACCTGATCATTAACCCGGAAACGCGCAAAACCTTCCAGATCCGCTCCAAAATTATTGAGAGCATCCGTTTCTTCCTGTCGCAGCGCGGCTTTATGGAAGTGGAAACCCCGATGCTGCAAACCATTCCCGGTGGTGCGTCGGCCAAGCCGTTTGAAACCCACCACAATGCCATGGGCATTGATATGTTTTTGCGTATCGCCCCCGAGCTGTACCTGAAGCGTCTGGTGGTGGGCGGTTTTGACCGCGTGTTTGAAATTAACCGCAATTTCCGCAACGAAGGCACCAGCACCCGGCATAACCCGGAATTCACCATGATCGAGTTTTATCAGGCTTACGCCGATTACCGCGACATGATGGATTTAACCGAAGATATGCTGCGTTTCCTGGCCGAAAGCGTACTGGGCACCACCACCATTCAATACGGTGATTCCAGCTACGATTTCGCCGCACCGTTCGCCCGCATCAGCATGGTTGACGCCATTCTGAAATACAACGACGGCATGGACGAAGCGGTACTGCGCGACGCCGAAAACAATATCGAAACCCTGAAAGAATACGCCCGCAAAGTGGGTATTCATTTAGGCCCGAAAGAAGCGGGCTGGGGTGCCGGTAAACTGCTGTGCGAAATTTTTGAAGAAACCGCTGAAAGCAAACTCGACCAGCCGACCTTTATTACCGAATACCCATGGGAAGTGTCACCGCTGGCGCGCCGTAACGACGACAACCCGTTCGTCACCGACCGTTTTGAATTCTTTATCGGCGGCCGCGAACTGGCCAACGGTTTCTCGGAATTAAACGACGCCGAAGACCAGGCTGAACGCTTCCGCAAACAAGTGGAAGAAAAAGACGCCGGCGACGACGAAGCCATGCACTACGATGCCGATTACGTCAACGCACTGGAATACGGCCTGCCGCCGACTGCCGGTGAAGGGATTGGTGTCGATCGTCTGGTGATGCTGTTTACCAACAGCCACACCATTAAAGACGTGATTCTGTTCCCGCACATGAAGCCGGTGGCGGAGTAA
- a CDS encoding sigma-54 dependent transcriptional regulator: MWREIKVLLIDDNAQRRHDMKVILDFLGEQALVAGSADWRKATAEGTEDSSGIAAVLIGACEHQPLEKLLESLLSWDKGLPILLLDNNADADALPEPLRRAVLGRLNVPPTYNQLLDSLHRAQTYRDQFNQNRNRGERREVQLFRSLVGTSRHIQTVRELIMQVADKDVSVMIQGESGTGKEVVARNLHYHSRRRDKPFVPVNCGAIPAELLESELFGHEKGAFTGAISSRPGRFELAEGGTLFLDEIGDMPLNMQVKILRVLQEHTFERVGSNKTLHANVRIVAATHKNLEQMIEEGTFREDLYYRLNVFPIDMPSLRERVEDLPLLLNELIARMENEKRGSIRFNSAAIMSLCRHDWPGNVRELANLVERLAILHPYGVVGVQELPKKFRYTDGTEDDSSPLPPLPDVTQTDRLAGVDSPALLPMNGLDLREYLQDLECSLIQQALDDANGVVARAAEKLNIRRTTLVEKMRKYNLGKREKDMAD, translated from the coding sequence ATGTGGAGAGAAATCAAAGTGCTGCTGATCGACGATAACGCACAGCGCCGTCACGATATGAAGGTGATTCTGGATTTTCTGGGGGAACAGGCGTTGGTCGCCGGCAGTGCCGATTGGCGCAAAGCCACCGCAGAGGGCACAGAAGACAGTAGTGGCATTGCTGCCGTACTGATCGGTGCCTGCGAGCATCAACCGCTGGAAAAATTGCTGGAAAGCCTGCTGAGCTGGGACAAAGGCCTGCCAATTCTGCTGTTGGATAACAACGCCGATGCCGACGCCTTACCCGAGCCGCTGCGCCGCGCCGTACTGGGCAGGCTGAACGTGCCGCCTACTTATAATCAGCTGCTCGACAGCCTGCACCGCGCCCAGACTTACCGCGACCAGTTTAATCAGAACCGCAACCGTGGCGAGCGCCGCGAAGTACAGCTGTTCCGCAGCCTGGTGGGCACCAGCCGCCATATTCAGACCGTCCGCGAGCTGATTATGCAGGTGGCCGACAAAGACGTGAGTGTGATGATTCAGGGTGAATCCGGCACTGGTAAAGAAGTGGTGGCGCGCAACCTGCACTACCATTCGCGCCGCCGCGACAAACCTTTCGTACCGGTTAACTGTGGCGCTATTCCGGCCGAGCTGCTGGAAAGTGAACTGTTCGGCCATGAAAAGGGCGCCTTTACCGGCGCCATCAGCAGCCGTCCCGGGCGTTTCGAGCTGGCCGAAGGCGGTACGCTGTTCCTCGATGAAATCGGCGATATGCCGCTGAATATGCAGGTAAAAATTCTGCGGGTCTTGCAGGAACACACCTTTGAGCGGGTGGGCAGCAACAAAACCCTGCACGCCAACGTACGCATTGTGGCGGCCACCCACAAAAATCTGGAACAGATGATCGAGGAAGGCACCTTCCGCGAAGATTTGTATTACCGCCTGAACGTGTTTCCCATTGATATGCCATCGCTGCGTGAGCGGGTAGAAGATTTACCGCTGCTGCTGAACGAGCTGATTGCGCGGATGGAAAACGAAAAGCGTGGCTCTATCCGTTTTAACTCTGCTGCCATTATGTCGCTGTGCCGGCACGACTGGCCGGGCAACGTGCGGGAGCTGGCCAACCTGGTGGAACGGCTGGCCATTCTGCATCCTTATGGCGTGGTCGGCGTGCAGGAATTACCGAAAAAATTCCGCTACACCGACGGCACCGAAGACGACAGCAGCCCGCTGCCACCGCTGCCGGATGTTACCCAGACCGACCGCCTGGCGGGCGTCGATTCGCCGGCGTTATTGCCGATGAATGGCCTGGATTTGCGTGAATACCTGCAGGATCTGGAATGTTCATTAATTCAGCAGGCGCTGGACGACGCCAATGGCGTGGTTGCCCGGGCGGCCGAAAAACTGAATATCCGCCGTACCACGCTGGTGGAAAAAATGCGTAAGTACAATTTGGGTAAGCGCGAAAAAGACATGGCCGACTAA
- the fliS gene encoding flagellar export chaperone FliS has product MYKNGAKQYQQVNLTSEVLDADPHRLIQMLMEASLTRMAQAKAAMERGEMDTKANLLGRVNDIIQTLQGSLDHNAGGELSANLESLYDYMVRRLLEASLHNDQSMVDEVIRLMLEVKTGWDGIRDEYLRSQGRAPVQPASAGQDEPRMAANFSA; this is encoded by the coding sequence ATGTACAAAAATGGCGCTAAGCAATATCAGCAGGTGAATCTGACGTCCGAAGTTCTGGATGCTGACCCACACCGTTTAATTCAGATGTTAATGGAAGCGTCCCTTACCCGTATGGCTCAGGCCAAAGCGGCGATGGAGCGGGGCGAAATGGACACCAAGGCCAATTTACTGGGCCGGGTGAACGACATTATTCAGACCTTGCAGGGCAGCCTGGACCATAACGCCGGTGGTGAGCTGTCGGCCAATCTGGAGAGTCTGTACGATTACATGGTGCGCCGCTTGCTGGAAGCCAGCCTGCATAACGACCAGAGCATGGTGGATGAGGTAATCCGTCTGATGCTGGAAGTAAAAACCGGCTGGGATGGCATCCGTGATGAATACCTGCGCAGTCAGGGCCGGGCGCCGGTGCAACCAGCCTCTGCCGGTCAGGATGAACCCCGCATGGCCGCTAATTTTTCCGCCTGA